The following DNA comes from Thermococcus piezophilus.
GGTTCCCAAAATTGGTGGCGGGGGCAAGTAGATCCCCCGCAAACCGATGAAGCACCCTGGAGGGAGTTATGACGTCCGGGGAACTCCTTCAGGGTGAAGGGGAGGTCAGCTTCTCCCCAATTCTCTCCATAAGCCTCTCCATTATGTCCTCCATGATGGTGTTAATCGTGTTCTCAAGCTCGACGTTGTTGAGGACCGGCACACCGTGCTCCCTGGCACGTTCAATGAGAAAATCCTGAATCTCAAGGATCGCCTCAATGTGCTTGAGGTAGTAGTCCACTGGTCTTTTGCTGTAGCGGGCCCTCTCGTAGAACCTGGCCTCAAGGTCTTTTCGGCCATCCACGGTTATCACGTACATGAAACTGTTCTCCCTTAGCTCTATGTATCCGGGAACTAGGTGTATGCCCTCGATTATCGCGTTGAAGCCCTCCTTGTAAGCCCTCTCAAGGACGGCGTTGACGCCAACAGAGACGTGCTGAACCTGGTTCTCAAAGCCCCGTATGAGAGGCGAATTCTCCTTCCTGCCCGCACCTATTACCTTCCACGCGAGGAAGGATGAGGTGTGAAGGTCGGGGAGGAGCTCGGGGGCTATTATCTTCCTCATGACTTCTCGTATTGTATCCGTGCCTATGACGCTCCTGATCCCAAGGCGAAAGGCTAACTCCGTCGCTATGGTTGATTTCCCCACGCCTGTGGCGCCGCCGAGCAGTATGGTTATCGGCACCTTGAGACGTCTGAGCTGACGCCAGAGGAGGTAGCGCTTTGCTGCCTCCTTCAGACCATGGTCAAGGAGCTTCTGATAGGTCAGCTCGTGGATATCCTCAGTGGTTATGAGCTTGCGCTTCCGCTCCTTCAGTTCTTTCTGAACCTCCGTAGCTATGATGTACGCTATTCCCACGTCAACCCCTGCGAGGGTTATTGAGCGCGTGAGGATTCCCCGTGAGAACGGAAGGCGTATCTTCCTTTCTGGGTCGGTAACGATTATCATGCTCTCCCCTCCAGCAAGGAACGGCCAAGGGTTAATACGGCACTCCTCAGGTCTTTGCCGTCGATATTGACCGGCTCGTTGTCAAGATAGATGACCTCTATTCCCCTCTCCAGTGCCCACCTCGTAACCACGTCAACCGCAGCGGCTTTGAGCTCGACGGCAACGGCGTCTATTCCCTCAAAGCCCCCCAAATCCCTCCAGAGGAGTGGCCTCTTCGAGAGGTTGCCCGAGTTGTATAGCACTTCAGCGCCAAGCATTTCAAGGTACTCCTTCGCCTTTGGAAGGGCCTCACCGGAGGTCATCACGAGGCCGAGCCTCTTCCCGGAGACCTCACCGAGGGGTCTCGGACGGAAGGCCGTCAAGTGAAGATCCGCGTCAGGGTTGGTATCGTGGATGACGTTTTCCAAAGCTTTCATCTTTTCTTCACCCACGGAGTCTGCTCTCGTAACCACGACGATATCCGCCATTGCCAATCTGAAGGGCCCAAAGTAGCCCCGTATGAAGTCCAGCTTCTGATCGGCACTGACCACAACAACGTACCGGTCGGCTTTATAAGCTGGAAACGTCGCCCCGCTGCCCTCTAGGATTATCAAGTCGTTGGGCAGGCTCTCGGCAAGCTTCACCCCCGCGTCCACAACATCGAAGAAGGGAAAGCCCGCCATGCCGCCGCCGCAGCGCCTGCAGCCTATTGTTGTAACGCGCGACGTCAGCGCATCCTCAAAGTGATCTGATGCCGCATGCTTGCCGTTCTCGGCCAGCTTAAGCAGGAACTCTGGGGTTATCTCGAACCTTTCTCCCTCTATCAGCTCAGGCTCCTCTGGACCGCCGCGCCCCATGGTGACGATGACAGGTCTGGCTATCGTCTTAAGGATTCTCGCCACGAAGCCGCTCACGGCCGTCTTCCCCACCCTCTTCCCTGTGCCAATAATAGCTATACTCGGCTTTCCAAGCCTTTTCATGGGGCTTGGCTTGAAGTAGAAGTCCGCACCGCGGTATGCCACGCCGTAGAGCATGCAGATGGATGCTATCTTAAAGCGGTCCTCATAGTTGAGGACGGGCTCATCACTCAGATCAACGACCTCTTCAACTTCGTTTTCCTCCAGCGCCCGCCTGATGGCATTAAGATAGTTGGGTGAATGATAAACCTTAACCCCCACTTTCCTCTCGACCTCTTCGATACTACCAATCTTTTCGCTTCCCCCGAGGAAGACGGCGCAGCAGACGTTACCAAGCTTTTTAATCGCCCATGCAGTGACACCTGGATAGTGCTCACCGTCGATTAGAGCGAGCCTCATATAACCACCCGCCCTTATTTATCCCCAGGACATTATAACCTTTCGATGGATTTTTAATCGTGAGCTTTTAACAAGGGTGATGGTACTATGGCATTGGGACGGTTGGGTGATTCTGCCCACCTGTATCCCGGAAGCCCCGCAACGCTCATCGGGGTTTTTGATGAAGGCTGTGTTCTTGTCGACCCCGACCAGGGGAGCGGCAGGCATAAAGACCTGAAGAGGGAAGTTAGAAAGCTCGGACTGGATATCAAATCACAGCTCGTCACCCACGGCCATGCCGACCACGTTTCAGTTGCCCCGAAGATAAACGCTCCGCTCTTCATCCACCGTTTCGAGTTCTCCATTGCCTAGAGTCCCCTCAACAGGAAATTGCTTACCTTCAGCTCGAAAGCTCCCAGGGGCTTTCTGACCTACCAGTTTCCAGAGGAAGTCAAAGTTCACGCCGTTTTGAGTGGGGTGACGAGCCATTCGGCCTCAAGGCGATAAGGCTCAACGGACATTCGCCCAGAATGACGGGTTTTCTTGACGAGGAGAACAGGATAATCTACGCTGGCGATTCATTCTTTGGCAAGAGGTTGATAATGGCCGTAGGCGTTCCCTACTTCGTTGAGCCAGAATTATTTAAAGCTTCAATTATTGAATTACAGAATTATGCAGAAGATGATTACACCCTCGTTCCCCCCATGGGGAGGTTGTGAGCGGCGAGGAAGCTCTTAAGCTCCTTGATTTCAACATGAAACGCGTCGAAGGGCTGGAGGCGTTAATTCCCAGGCTCCTCAGAACGCCGATGAGTCTCGACGAGCTGGCTTTTAAGATAATGGGGCACTACGGTGTCAAAGTTACTCCACAAAAACTCGCCCTTAACCTCGTCCCCCTAAGGGCAATTATAGCGGAGCTCTACAACGAGGGAAAAATAGAGGCCGTCGCGGATAATGGACTGAAGTGGAGAACCGCTCCATAATCATTCTTCATCCGGATGGCACAGATACCTGTAGGGGCAGAACCTGCAGGCGTAGTCATTCCAGCCTTTGGGAGGCTTTCCTTTCTCGTAGTGCATCTTGACGTTGTAGAAGTGCCTGAGTGTCTCTCTGAAGAGCTTACCGTCGTAGGGCACCTCGAAGGCCTTGAAGTTGGGCCCCTTGACGATCGGGAAGCGGGAGAAGTCTATCCTGCTGATGACCTTCATCGGCTCGTTGTGAAGCTTTATGTAGTAGAGGTAGCCGTACTCAGCTTCGGCCCAGCGGAGGTAGATGTTGAGCTGGGCCAAATGGTAGTCGTAGGGAACCCTCGGGAGGCTCGTCTTGCCCTTTATCTCGATGGGAAAGTCCCTTATGGCATCAACCCTGCCGTGGATCTCAAAGCCCAGTCTAGTGGAGCGCAGAATCATGTGCTTCTCAAGCTCAAAGCCAAAGCGCTTTGCCAGAATCTCGCCGAGGACGTTGTGGGTATTTACCCCCTGGTTCAACCTCACCCTGACGAACTCGGGCCACCTCTCGGGGTAGCCCTTGAGCCTGAAGTATATTCTCCTCGGGCAGGTCAGGGCCTCGCTTGCGTAAAACTCAAGCAGTCCGTCGTTTTCCTCGTTGCCCATCTCCTTCCCTCCAGATGAGGGGGTGGGTCATCGGTCCGCGAGCCTCACCACCCCAGCGTCAGCTAATACCGACGTCATCACCAATCAGACTGGGCAAGGGTCGTCATCCGCTTAGAGAATTAAGACTAACTGTGCCTTTAAATATTTGGGGGGCATAAGTGGGGATAAAAGCAAGAGTCAAAGAAGGGTGCCCCTCTTCCTCTTGAGCGAGTAACTTAGACCATAAGCCGGCCAGAGGCTCGGGGGCTGCTCGTAGTGGTGCAGGTTGCGGAGTATCTTCTCCGCGGCCTTCCGGTTCTTTGCCTTAACGCGGAGAACGCCGCGGTCGAGCTCGACGGTTCCGCTGGAGAGCCTCAGTGTAAGCTTTGATCCGCTGACCTCGGGCCTAGCCTTCATCAAAAGCCGCCTGTAGTCCTCGTAGACCTCTTCACTCAATTTCTGCTCAAGAAGGGCGGGTTTATTCCGTGGTTTAAATAGCTTCAATAACCAACTACTCGGGGGTTCTTCATCCATAGGGGCCATCGACCTCCAAGGGACTTCTCGCTTTTTTATTCGCCTTCCATGTTTTTAAGGCTTTCTCATCGCTTTTTGCCGAAATGCTGAGAGGGAATCCTTTTTAAGGTTTACACACTGAGTAAGTCCGATGCCGTGGAAAACCCAACTAATCAAGCCGAGGATCAGGGCGATACTTTCAAAAGAGCTCCCCGCGGAGTTAGTGGATAAGCTCCCAAAGCACTGGACGCAGATAGGCGACGTGCTAATCCTTCCGCTCAGGGAGGAGCTTGAGCCATACAAACACAGGATAGCCGAAGTCTATGCGGAGGTTCTCGGCGTCAAGGCCGTGCTTAGGAAAGGGCGCATATGTGGCGAATTTAGGGAGACAAACTATGAGCTCCTCTACGGGAACGACACTGTCACAATACACCGCGAGAACGGGATACTCTACAAGCTCGACGTGGCAAAGGTCATGTTCTCGCCAGCGAACGTCAAAGAGCGTGTTAGGATGGCCAAAATAGCAAAACCAGATGAGCTTGTCGTTGATATGTTTGCGGGAGTCGGCCACCTCAGCCTGCCAATGGCAGTTCACGGAGGGGCGAGGGTTATAGCCATAGAAAAGAGCCC
Coding sequences within:
- the taw2 gene encoding tRNA(Phe) (4-demethylwyosine(37)-C(7)) aminocarboxypropyltransferase Taw2; the encoded protein is MPWKTQLIKPRIRAILSKELPAELVDKLPKHWTQIGDVLILPLREELEPYKHRIAEVYAEVLGVKAVLRKGRICGEFRETNYELLYGNDTVTIHRENGILYKLDVAKVMFSPANVKERVRMAKIAKPDELVVDMFAGVGHLSLPMAVHGGARVIAIEKSPYTFRFLVENIELNKVQDRMTAYNIDNRDFLGENIADRILMGYVVKTHEFIPKALSIAKDEAIIHYHNTVPERLMPREPLETFQKTAREYGYEVEKLNELVIKRYAPGVWHVVLDLSVFKR
- a CDS encoding MBL fold metallo-hydrolase, whose product is MALGRLGDSAHLYPGSPATLIGVFDEGCVLVDPDQGSGRHKDLKREVRKLGLDIKSQLVTHGHADHVSVAPKINAPLFIHRFEFSIA
- a CDS encoding 2-phosphoglycerate kinase, yielding MIIVTDPERKIRLPFSRGILTRSITLAGVDVGIAYIIATEVQKELKERKRKLITTEDIHELTYQKLLDHGLKEAAKRYLLWRQLRRLKVPITILLGGATGVGKSTIATELAFRLGIRSVIGTDTIREVMRKIIAPELLPDLHTSSFLAWKVIGAGRKENSPLIRGFENQVQHVSVGVNAVLERAYKEGFNAIIEGIHLVPGYIELRENSFMYVITVDGRKDLEARFYERARYSKRPVDYYLKHIEAILEIQDFLIERAREHGVPVLNNVELENTINTIMEDIMERLMERIGEKLTSPSP
- the cas4 gene encoding CRISPR-associated protein Cas4, whose product is MGNEENDGLLEFYASEALTCPRRIYFRLKGYPERWPEFVRVRLNQGVNTHNVLGEILAKRFGFELEKHMILRSTRLGFEIHGRVDAIRDFPIEIKGKTSLPRVPYDYHLAQLNIYLRWAEAEYGYLYYIKLHNEPMKVISRIDFSRFPIVKGPNFKAFEVPYDGKLFRETLRHFYNVKMHYEKGKPPKGWNDYACRFCPYRYLCHPDEE
- a CDS encoding 2,3-diphosphoglycerate synthetase, giving the protein MRLALIDGEHYPGVTAWAIKKLGNVCCAVFLGGSEKIGSIEEVERKVGVKVYHSPNYLNAIRRALEENEVEEVVDLSDEPVLNYEDRFKIASICMLYGVAYRGADFYFKPSPMKRLGKPSIAIIGTGKRVGKTAVSGFVARILKTIARPVIVTMGRGGPEEPELIEGERFEITPEFLLKLAENGKHAASDHFEDALTSRVTTIGCRRCGGGMAGFPFFDVVDAGVKLAESLPNDLIILEGSGATFPAYKADRYVVVVSADQKLDFIRGYFGPFRLAMADIVVVTRADSVGEEKMKALENVIHDTNPDADLHLTAFRPRPLGEVSGKRLGLVMTSGEALPKAKEYLEMLGAEVLYNSGNLSKRPLLWRDLGGFEGIDAVAVELKAAAVDVVTRWALERGIEVIYLDNEPVNIDGKDLRSAVLTLGRSLLEGRA